One Drosophila subobscura isolate 14011-0131.10 chromosome U, UCBerk_Dsub_1.0, whole genome shotgun sequence DNA window includes the following coding sequences:
- the LOC117900519 gene encoding uncharacterized protein LOC117900519 — MWKYLVLFWGLCLFGCSVAPCQGYTTRCVRSLPLPLYHFIPVRLYTPQSLLEGLNQEELLRERRQQQIVQEVIVENNFGGGFGGPSFGPPPFGRPSFGGGGFGPGRFGPGRGGGFGGGFGGSFGGGFGGGFARSYKQEEEKAQVPLYSAPAAPCAAPSAAPYSPPAAPPAPPAPSGISAPECPKNYVFSCEAVIKPVPCAASSSCGY, encoded by the exons ATGTGGAAGTATCTGGTTCTCTTCTGGGGGCTCTGTCTGTTTGGCTGCAGTGTGGCACCATGTCAGGGCTATACCACGCGGTGTGTGCGAagcctgcccctgccgctcTATCACTTCATACCCGTCCGCCTCTACACCCCGCAGTCGCTGCTCGAGGGACTGAATCAGGAGGAACTGCTGCGAGAGCGAAGACAACAGCAGATCGTACAGGAGGTCATTGTAGAGAATAATTTTGGTGGAGGATTTGGTGGGCCTTCGTTTGGACCGCCCCCGTTCGGACGACCTTCGTTTGGCGGTGGAGGCTTTGGGCCTGGCAGATTCGGACCTGGTCGAGGCGGTGGATTTGGAGGAGGTTTCGGTGGATCCTTTGGCGGTGGCTTTGGCGGTGGATTTGCTCGCAGTTACAAACAGGAGGAAGAGAAGGCGCAAGTGCCTC TATATagcgctcctgctgctccatgtgCTGCTCCAAGTGCTGCTCCAtattctcctcctgctgctccccctgcACCTCCTGCTCCCAGTGGCATCTCCGCGCCGGAATGCCCAAAGAACTATGTCTTCTCCTGTGAGGCTGTCATCAAGCCCGTGCCTTGTGCTGCTTCCAGCTCTTGTGGTTATTGA
- the LOC117901949 gene encoding vitelline membrane protein Vm26Ab produces MAFNMGNLLLIAAIVAAVAGETIQLQPTQGILIPAPLAENIRVSRAAYGGGYGAPAAAPSYSAPAAPAQSYSAPAAPSYSAPAAPSYSAPAAPSYSAPAAPSYSAPAAPSYSAPAAPSYSAPAAPSYSAPAGIPSPPCPKNYLFSCQPSLQPVPCSAPAPSYGSSGAYSQYVPQYAVPYVREFL; encoded by the coding sequence ATGGCTTTCAACATGGGTAACCTCCTCCTCATTGCCGCTATCGTGGCCGCCGTTGCCGGTGAAACCATCCAGCTGCAGCCGACGCAGGGCATCCTCATCCCGGCACCACTGGCCGAGAATATCCGTGTGTCGAGAGCCGCCTATGGCGGTGGCTATGGcgccccagctgctgctccttcataCTCTGCACCTGCTGCACCCGCCCAATCGTACTCCGCCCCAGCAGCTCCATCGTACTCCGCCCCAGCTGCTCCATCGTACTCCGCACCCGCTGCTCCATCTTACTCCGCCCCCGCTGCTCCGTCATACTCCGCACCCGCTGCTCCATCGTACTCCGCCCCCGCTGCTCCATCGTACTCCGCACCCGCTGCCCCGTCGTACTCCGCCCCCGCTGGCATCCCATCGCCGCCGTGCCCCAAGAACTATCTGTTCAGCTGCCAGCCCTCTCTGCAGCCCGTGCCCTGctcggctccagctccatcttaTGGCTCCTCGGGCGCCTACTCGCAGTATGTGCCACAGTACGCCGTGCCCTATGTCAGGGAATTCCTGTAA
- the LOC117901950 gene encoding uncharacterized protein LOC117901950, whose protein sequence is MIYYWLLLASMTLNLMASCAVGASASMAQFLERPHEAAEQSWSYLLPTNFYSEINQQYYRRFRRRANLKKGFPMPYRWYPYEYARYL, encoded by the coding sequence ATGATCTATTACTGGCTACTGCTGGCTTCGATGACCTTAAATCTGATGGCTAGCTGTGCGGTGGGGGCTTCCGCATCGATGGCACAGTTTCTGGAGCGACCCCATGAGGCGGCGGAGCAGAGTTGGTCCTATCTTTTGCCCACAAACTTCTATTCGGAGATAAATCAGCAGTATTATAGAAGATTTCGCAGGAGAGCGAACCTTAAGAAAGGTTTTCCCATGCCATACAGATGGTATCCCTATGAATATGCAAGATATCTATGA
- the LOC117900526 gene encoding transmembrane protein 138 encodes MKLTRGRYTYLLLLQLALLAGDLFFNAFGASLAKNHLQTSIFFFVTQDVLIIVEYLLFTLALHSTCVYQVGASHIILRNCKLFLGSITIYFLLSASQHFWIIYQRRLSPGEDQSGQEWPLGLYALAVIHRIMSVFYYYSSKSTALTMADPRYKEEHLDWIAEQLGDK; translated from the exons ATGAAGCTCACACGCGGACGTTACACATATCTATTGTTGCTTCAACTGGCACTACTCGCTGGAGATTTGTTCTTCAATGCTTTCGGGGCATCACTAGCCAAGAACCATCTACAGACATCcatctttttctttgt CACCCAGGACGTCTTGATTATTGTCGAGTATTTGCTCTTCACTTTGGCCCTGCATTCGACGTGTGTCTATCAAGTGGGAGCCTCGCATATTATACTCCGGAATTGCAAGCTCTTTTTGGGCAGCATTACCATATATTTTCTGCTCTCGGCCTCGCAGCATTTCTGGATCATTTATCAAAGACGATTGTCGCCGGGAGAGGATCAGAGTGGTCAGGAATGGCCTTTGGGTCTCTATGCCTTGGCTGTTATCCATCGGATAA TGTCGGTTTTCTATTATTATAGTTCTAAGTCGACCGCTTTGACCATGGCAGATCCACGCTATAAGGAGGAACATCTTGATTGGATTGCAGAACAATTGGGGGATAAGTAA
- the LOC117902674 gene encoding serine/threonine-protein kinase 11-interacting protein isoform X2, protein MDPQKITELANLLRQNGDKILSSEFTLTLSGSLLRALNDSFTLIADTEIIAGAGTGTTHHHHHNRHSHHHQQHQQTFQVVKPINAKSSVFPDLQLLHDFVQKTALLKLTYFPSELYFEGAIDIAKFRALRRLEVHKISINQVVGIQPLRGQLQHLICVKSLASVDDIITRCGGDNSNGFVWNELQTADFSYNSLRSVDTALEFAQHLQHLNLRHNKLISVAAIKWLPHLKTLDLSYNCLTYLPQFHMEACKKLQQLNISNNYVEELLDVAKLDALTSLDLSDNCLLEHSQLLPLSALMTLTMLNLQGNPLSCNPKHRQATAQYLHKNTASMKFVLDFELLSKSEKALTGSQKWRYIGSHRVPRSGPVSINSSRTSINTSDGSQFSSFGSQPSGSIRGRDYASETEQHPAMDVLQSSKKQNSKKSVSKIRRADISEDTEDVAEARAILPPPKPQPEPEECATDSSHLETKKQIETLRLTYGNEWLKTGNAELMLGIESPQPSEKERNASRQQFNEFLGEFSAPMQAKKDDQAAGEPLNVSSTPTNNSSKWGASFNNTLTPIKTESQEAANQTLYETCNESGETNYESIASSTKEQSEEQKPAEAEQKQVEEEEDHSQDKHKQLLSLYASGSNAIEEEEPVSDMEPDEETYIVYHEHKPSVPLFLTISSNFIREKDTLSERTKTKWSLKILESCERLKSNTLRINFDTLRKDKQERIYCVENTLCQELEKKLRDILSQRDLTEMNIKIYRCVNCLIQFSMEQKIKRYKTEQLRCPDCRSVHVAEVTDLSTSLDKASAMEVAAEPKLSPALIVEESTPVGAPQTTEETNSIGSANSLNESSSCSKITNSQSSFDSNQSVVGSSNTDRDLEFRANESDVDIISNPSQSSIEVLDPNCVQSASRKTSEDRRISQLPHLQALHDETQSFIEREFGQQMRLEEAAAAAAAAAPPPPVVAQVQLTESSSSGSVTDSICTTYEQQKEAIKESSNNNHLKKAEEVAALPFASVFQSTNLLMSSSKKLIEAEASSAASTASGVQPYKFNYSNFNDIDHRLKLYFYQTKFKEQDEHFKWLAKGRIYNEQTQTLSEGLIVMSTCKLYLMEAFAAPHDDVSKWLRQVVSVTVDRLVAIGVLPWKLGLSFSLRDWGGFVLLLQDMLRTDSLLLYMQDNALPTQCKVLQQSSPALKSVCSEPVKMCAILGSCQTSCNEEKGLSFEPCLLLSTDSQMQICGNGKWDWLSSKSQELDLQPGLTQPMSNLVDVERLTDVEYVINFIDETENKCEMWKLNFETYANAECCLNAVGQTWEQLFGVPFSYAGT, encoded by the exons ATGGATCCACAAAAAATCACCGAATTGGCAAATTTACTGCGACAAAATGGTGATAAAATATTAAGCTCAGAGTTTACGCTAACATTATCAG GTTCACTGCTGCGCGCTTTGAATGATTCGTTTACATTGATTGCTGATACGGAAATCATTGCCggggctgggactggcacgacgcaccatcatcatcataatcggCACTCgcatcaccaccagcagcatcagcaaacCTTTCAGGTGGTCAAACCCATCAATGCCAAGTCCAGTGTCTTCCCtgatctgcagctgctgcatgacTTTGTGCAGAAAACAGCGCTGCTAAAGTTAACATATTTCCCCAGCGAACTTTACTTTGAGGGCGCTATCGATATAGCCAAATTTCGGGCATTGCGACGCCTGGAAGTGCACAAAATCAGCATTAATCAAGTGGTGGGCATTCAGCCGCTGCGTGGACAACTGcagcatttgatttgtgtgaaGAGTCTGGCCAGTGTGGACGATATAATTACCCGGTGTGGCGGCGACAATTCCAATGGATTCGTGTGGAACGAACTGCAAACGGCAGACTTTAGCTACAATTCGTTGAGGAGTGTGGACACTGCGCTGGAGTTTGCCCAACATTTGCAGCACTTGAATCTGCGACACAACAAGCTCATCTCTGTGGCGGCCATCAAATGGTTGCCGCATCTCAAGACACTCGATTTGAGCTACAATTGTCTCACGTATCTGCCGCAGTTCCACATGGAGGCATgcaagaagctgcagcagctgaacaTTAGCAACAATTACGTAGAGGAGCTTCTGGATGTGGCCAAGCTGGATGCCTTGACCTCGTTGGATCTATCGGATAATTGTTTGCTGGAGCACTCGCAGCTGCTCCCGCTCAGCGCCTTGATGACGCTGACTATGCTAAATCTACAGGGTAATCCCTTGTCCTGCAACCCGAAGCATCGCCAGGCCACTGCCCAATATCTGCACAAGAACACGGCATCGATGAAGTTTGTGCTGGACTTTGAGCTACTCTCCAAGTCGGAAAAGGCACTGACTGGCAGTCAAAAGTGGCGCTACATAGGCTCCCATCGTGTGCCCAGAAGTGGTCCGGTGTCCATCAACAGCTCCAGGACTTCCATCAACACCAGCGATGGCTCACAGTTTTCAAGCTTTGGCTCGCAGCCTTCGGGTTCGATTCGTGGCAGGGATTACGCCTCGGAGACGGAACAGCATCCTGCCATGGACGTCTtgcagagcagcaaaaagcaaaactccAAGAAAAGTGTCAGTAAAATCCGTCGAGCAGACATCTCCGAAGACACCGAAGATGTGGCAGAAGCGAGAGCAATTCTACCCCCGCCCAAACCccaaccagagccagaggaaTGTGCCACCGACTCCTCGCATCTGGAGACCAAGAAACAAATCGAAACGCTGCGACTCACGTACGGCAATGAGTGGCTAAAGACGGGCAATGCAGAGCTCATGCTGGGCATAGAGTCGCCACAGCCCAGCGAAAAGGAGAGGAATGCCTCGCGGCAGCAGTTCAACGAGTTTCTGGGCGAATTCTCCGCCCCAATGCAGGCCAAAAAGGATGaccaggcagcaggagaaccTCTAAACGTTAGCTCCACTcccacaaacaacagcagcaagtggGGCGCCTCCTTTAACAACACTTTGACGCCCATCAAAACGGAGAGCCAGGAGGCTGCAAATCAAACGCTGTACGAGACCTGTAATGAGAGTGGAGAGACCAACTACGAGAGCATTGCAAGTAGCACGAAGGAGCAGTCGGAGGAGCAGAAACCAGCggaggcagagcagaagcaggtggaggaggaggaggatcatTCGCAGGATAAGCACAAGCAACTATTGAGTCTCTATGCAAGCGGATCAAATGCGATAGAGGAAGAGGAACCAG TTTCCGATATGGAACCCGACGAGGAGACGTACATTGTCTATCATGAGCACAAGCCCAGTGTGCCTTTGTTCTTGACGATTTCTTCCAATTTTATACGCGAAAAGGATACATTGAGTGAACG caccaaaaccaaatggaGCCTCAAAATCCTCGAGTCTTGCGAGCGTTTAAAATCAAATACTTTACGCATAAATTTTGATACGCTGCGCAAGGATAAGCAAGAGCGTATCTATTGTGTGGAGAATACATTGTGTCAG GAACTGGAAAAGAAACTTCGGGATATACTCTCCCAGCGTGATCTCACCGAAAtgaacatcaaaatctatCGCTGTGTAAATTGTTTGATACAATTTTCCATGGAACAAAAGATCAAGCGTTATAAGACAGAGC AGCTACGTTGTCCCGACTGTCGCAGTGTACATGTGGCAGAGGTCACAGATCTCTCCACATCGCTGGATAAAGCCTCCGCTATGGAGGTGGCAGCCGAACCCAAACTGTCACCCGCTTTAATCGTGGAGGAGTCGACCCCTGTGGGTGCACCACAAACCACGGAGGAAACCAATAGCATTG GTTCGGCCAATAGCCTGAATGAAAGCAGTTCCTGTTCGAAAATAACCAATTCCCAAAGCTCCTTCGACTCCAATCAGTCGGTGGTGGGTAGCTCCAATACAGATCGAGATCTGGAGTTTCGTGCGAATGAAAGTGATGTGGATATCATCTCGAATCCAAGCCAATCCTCTATCGAAGTGCTGGATCCAAATTGTGTGCAGAGCGCCAGTCGAAAGACCTCCGAAGATCGTCGAATATCGCAGTTGCCGCATTTGCAGGCGTTGCATGACGAGACGCAGAGCTTTATAGAGCGAGAATTTGGGCAGCAAATGAGGCTGgaagaggcggcagcagcggcagcagcagcagcaccaccacctccaGTGGTGGCCCAAGTGCAGCTAACAGAGAGCTCCTCTTCGGGCTCTGTAACAGATAGCATTTGCACCACCTacgagcagcaaaaggagGCGATCAAGGAATCCTCcaataataatcatttaaAGAAAGCCGAAGAGGTGGCCGCGCTGCCCTTTGCTTCCGTCTTCCAGTCCACAAACCTGCTAATGTCCAGCTCAAAAAAACTAATCGAGGCGGAGGCCAGCAGTGCAGCATCAACCGCATCTGGCGTGCAGCCttacaaattcaattacagCAACTTTAACGACATTGATCATCGCCTGAAGCTTTACTTTTATCAAACGAAATTCAAGGAGCAGGACGAACACTTCAAATGGCTGGCCAAAGGACGCATCTACAACGAACAAACACAGACGCTGAGCGAAGGTCTCATAGTCATGTCCACCTGTAAATTGTATCTAATGGAGGCCTTTGCCGCGCCCCACGATGATGTATCCAAATGGTTGAGGCAGGTCGTCAGCGTCACGGTGGATCGATTGGTTGCCATTGGAGTGCTGCCCTGGAAATTGGGTCTATCCTTTAGCCTAAGAGATTGGGGTGgcttcgtgctgctgctgcaggataTGCTAAGGACTGACAGTCTGCTGCTTTACATGCAAG ACAATGCGCTGCCAACGCAATGCAAAGTGCTGCAACAGTCATCCCCCGCATTGAAATCTGTTTGCTCGGAGCCTGTAAAAATGTGTGCAATCCTCGGCAGTTGCCAGACTAGTTGTAACGAAGAGAAAGGATTGTCCTTTGAACCTTGTCTACTCTTAAGCACCGATTCCCAAATGCAAATCTGTGGTAATGGCAAATGGGATTGGCTTTCATCAAAGAGCCAAGAACTCGACTTGCAGCCAGGTCTCACGCAGCCCATGAGCAATCTAGTGGATGTGGAGCGTCTAACGGATGTGGAATATGTTATCAACTTCATAGATGAAACCGAAAACAAGTGCGAAATGTGGAAACTAAACTTTGAAACGTATGCCAATGCCGAATGCTGTCTGAATGCTGTAGGACAGACATGGGAGCAGCTCTTTGGAGTGCCATTCAGCTACGCGGGCACGTAA
- the LOC117902674 gene encoding serine/threonine-protein kinase 11-interacting protein isoform X1, producing the protein MDPQKITELANLLRQNGDKILSSEFTLTLSGSLLRALNDSFTLIADTEIIAGAGTGTTHHHHHNRHSHHHQQHQQTFQVVKPINAKSSVFPDLQLLHDFVQKTALLKLTYFPSELYFEGAIDIAKFRALRRLEVHKISINQVVGIQPLRGQLQHLICVKSLASVDDIITRCGGDNSNGFVWNELQTADFSYNSLRSVDTALEFAQHLQHLNLRHNKLISVAAIKWLPHLKTLDLSYNCLTYLPQFHMEACKKLQQLNISNNYVEELLDVAKLDALTSLDLSDNCLLEHSQLLPLSALMTLTMLNLQGNPLSCNPKHRQATAQYLHKNTASMKFVLDFELLSKSEKALTGSQKWRYIGSHRVPRSGPVSINSSRTSINTSDGSQFSSFGSQPSGSIRGRDYASETEQHPAMDVLQSSKKQNSKKSVSKIRRADISEDTEDVAEARAILPPPKPQPEPEECATDSSHLETKKQIETLRLTYGNEWLKTGNAELMLGIESPQPSEKERNASRQQFNEFLGEFSAPMQAKKDDQAAGEPLNVSSTPTNNSSKWGASFNNTLTPIKTESQEAANQTLYETCNESGETNYESIASSTKEQSEEQKPAEAEQKQVEEEEDHSQDKHKQLLSLYASGSNAIEEEEPVSDMEPDEETYIVYHEHKPSVPLFLTISSNFIREKDTLSERTKTKWSLKILESCERLKSNTLRINFDTLRKDKQERIYCVENTLCQELEKKLRDILSQRDLTEMNIKIYRCVNCLIQFSMEQKIKRYKTEQLRCPDCRSVHVAEVTDLSTSLDKASAMEVAAEPKLSPALIVEESTPVGAPQTTEETNSIVALSRLKTTAKNTPKRRSLMQATKSSANSLNESSSCSKITNSQSSFDSNQSVVGSSNTDRDLEFRANESDVDIISNPSQSSIEVLDPNCVQSASRKTSEDRRISQLPHLQALHDETQSFIEREFGQQMRLEEAAAAAAAAAPPPPVVAQVQLTESSSSGSVTDSICTTYEQQKEAIKESSNNNHLKKAEEVAALPFASVFQSTNLLMSSSKKLIEAEASSAASTASGVQPYKFNYSNFNDIDHRLKLYFYQTKFKEQDEHFKWLAKGRIYNEQTQTLSEGLIVMSTCKLYLMEAFAAPHDDVSKWLRQVVSVTVDRLVAIGVLPWKLGLSFSLRDWGGFVLLLQDMLRTDSLLLYMQDNALPTQCKVLQQSSPALKSVCSEPVKMCAILGSCQTSCNEEKGLSFEPCLLLSTDSQMQICGNGKWDWLSSKSQELDLQPGLTQPMSNLVDVERLTDVEYVINFIDETENKCEMWKLNFETYANAECCLNAVGQTWEQLFGVPFSYAGT; encoded by the exons ATGGATCCACAAAAAATCACCGAATTGGCAAATTTACTGCGACAAAATGGTGATAAAATATTAAGCTCAGAGTTTACGCTAACATTATCAG GTTCACTGCTGCGCGCTTTGAATGATTCGTTTACATTGATTGCTGATACGGAAATCATTGCCggggctgggactggcacgacgcaccatcatcatcataatcggCACTCgcatcaccaccagcagcatcagcaaacCTTTCAGGTGGTCAAACCCATCAATGCCAAGTCCAGTGTCTTCCCtgatctgcagctgctgcatgacTTTGTGCAGAAAACAGCGCTGCTAAAGTTAACATATTTCCCCAGCGAACTTTACTTTGAGGGCGCTATCGATATAGCCAAATTTCGGGCATTGCGACGCCTGGAAGTGCACAAAATCAGCATTAATCAAGTGGTGGGCATTCAGCCGCTGCGTGGACAACTGcagcatttgatttgtgtgaaGAGTCTGGCCAGTGTGGACGATATAATTACCCGGTGTGGCGGCGACAATTCCAATGGATTCGTGTGGAACGAACTGCAAACGGCAGACTTTAGCTACAATTCGTTGAGGAGTGTGGACACTGCGCTGGAGTTTGCCCAACATTTGCAGCACTTGAATCTGCGACACAACAAGCTCATCTCTGTGGCGGCCATCAAATGGTTGCCGCATCTCAAGACACTCGATTTGAGCTACAATTGTCTCACGTATCTGCCGCAGTTCCACATGGAGGCATgcaagaagctgcagcagctgaacaTTAGCAACAATTACGTAGAGGAGCTTCTGGATGTGGCCAAGCTGGATGCCTTGACCTCGTTGGATCTATCGGATAATTGTTTGCTGGAGCACTCGCAGCTGCTCCCGCTCAGCGCCTTGATGACGCTGACTATGCTAAATCTACAGGGTAATCCCTTGTCCTGCAACCCGAAGCATCGCCAGGCCACTGCCCAATATCTGCACAAGAACACGGCATCGATGAAGTTTGTGCTGGACTTTGAGCTACTCTCCAAGTCGGAAAAGGCACTGACTGGCAGTCAAAAGTGGCGCTACATAGGCTCCCATCGTGTGCCCAGAAGTGGTCCGGTGTCCATCAACAGCTCCAGGACTTCCATCAACACCAGCGATGGCTCACAGTTTTCAAGCTTTGGCTCGCAGCCTTCGGGTTCGATTCGTGGCAGGGATTACGCCTCGGAGACGGAACAGCATCCTGCCATGGACGTCTtgcagagcagcaaaaagcaaaactccAAGAAAAGTGTCAGTAAAATCCGTCGAGCAGACATCTCCGAAGACACCGAAGATGTGGCAGAAGCGAGAGCAATTCTACCCCCGCCCAAACCccaaccagagccagaggaaTGTGCCACCGACTCCTCGCATCTGGAGACCAAGAAACAAATCGAAACGCTGCGACTCACGTACGGCAATGAGTGGCTAAAGACGGGCAATGCAGAGCTCATGCTGGGCATAGAGTCGCCACAGCCCAGCGAAAAGGAGAGGAATGCCTCGCGGCAGCAGTTCAACGAGTTTCTGGGCGAATTCTCCGCCCCAATGCAGGCCAAAAAGGATGaccaggcagcaggagaaccTCTAAACGTTAGCTCCACTcccacaaacaacagcagcaagtggGGCGCCTCCTTTAACAACACTTTGACGCCCATCAAAACGGAGAGCCAGGAGGCTGCAAATCAAACGCTGTACGAGACCTGTAATGAGAGTGGAGAGACCAACTACGAGAGCATTGCAAGTAGCACGAAGGAGCAGTCGGAGGAGCAGAAACCAGCggaggcagagcagaagcaggtggaggaggaggaggatcatTCGCAGGATAAGCACAAGCAACTATTGAGTCTCTATGCAAGCGGATCAAATGCGATAGAGGAAGAGGAACCAG TTTCCGATATGGAACCCGACGAGGAGACGTACATTGTCTATCATGAGCACAAGCCCAGTGTGCCTTTGTTCTTGACGATTTCTTCCAATTTTATACGCGAAAAGGATACATTGAGTGAACG caccaaaaccaaatggaGCCTCAAAATCCTCGAGTCTTGCGAGCGTTTAAAATCAAATACTTTACGCATAAATTTTGATACGCTGCGCAAGGATAAGCAAGAGCGTATCTATTGTGTGGAGAATACATTGTGTCAG GAACTGGAAAAGAAACTTCGGGATATACTCTCCCAGCGTGATCTCACCGAAAtgaacatcaaaatctatCGCTGTGTAAATTGTTTGATACAATTTTCCATGGAACAAAAGATCAAGCGTTATAAGACAGAGC AGCTACGTTGTCCCGACTGTCGCAGTGTACATGTGGCAGAGGTCACAGATCTCTCCACATCGCTGGATAAAGCCTCCGCTATGGAGGTGGCAGCCGAACCCAAACTGTCACCCGCTTTAATCGTGGAGGAGTCGACCCCTGTGGGTGCACCACAAACCACGGAGGAAACCAATAGCATTG tGGCCCTCTCCAGGCTTAAAACAACCGCTAAAAACACACCCAAGCGTAGGAGTTTGATGCAAGCCACTAAAA GTTCGGCCAATAGCCTGAATGAAAGCAGTTCCTGTTCGAAAATAACCAATTCCCAAAGCTCCTTCGACTCCAATCAGTCGGTGGTGGGTAGCTCCAATACAGATCGAGATCTGGAGTTTCGTGCGAATGAAAGTGATGTGGATATCATCTCGAATCCAAGCCAATCCTCTATCGAAGTGCTGGATCCAAATTGTGTGCAGAGCGCCAGTCGAAAGACCTCCGAAGATCGTCGAATATCGCAGTTGCCGCATTTGCAGGCGTTGCATGACGAGACGCAGAGCTTTATAGAGCGAGAATTTGGGCAGCAAATGAGGCTGgaagaggcggcagcagcggcagcagcagcagcaccaccacctccaGTGGTGGCCCAAGTGCAGCTAACAGAGAGCTCCTCTTCGGGCTCTGTAACAGATAGCATTTGCACCACCTacgagcagcaaaaggagGCGATCAAGGAATCCTCcaataataatcatttaaAGAAAGCCGAAGAGGTGGCCGCGCTGCCCTTTGCTTCCGTCTTCCAGTCCACAAACCTGCTAATGTCCAGCTCAAAAAAACTAATCGAGGCGGAGGCCAGCAGTGCAGCATCAACCGCATCTGGCGTGCAGCCttacaaattcaattacagCAACTTTAACGACATTGATCATCGCCTGAAGCTTTACTTTTATCAAACGAAATTCAAGGAGCAGGACGAACACTTCAAATGGCTGGCCAAAGGACGCATCTACAACGAACAAACACAGACGCTGAGCGAAGGTCTCATAGTCATGTCCACCTGTAAATTGTATCTAATGGAGGCCTTTGCCGCGCCCCACGATGATGTATCCAAATGGTTGAGGCAGGTCGTCAGCGTCACGGTGGATCGATTGGTTGCCATTGGAGTGCTGCCCTGGAAATTGGGTCTATCCTTTAGCCTAAGAGATTGGGGTGgcttcgtgctgctgctgcaggataTGCTAAGGACTGACAGTCTGCTGCTTTACATGCAAG ACAATGCGCTGCCAACGCAATGCAAAGTGCTGCAACAGTCATCCCCCGCATTGAAATCTGTTTGCTCGGAGCCTGTAAAAATGTGTGCAATCCTCGGCAGTTGCCAGACTAGTTGTAACGAAGAGAAAGGATTGTCCTTTGAACCTTGTCTACTCTTAAGCACCGATTCCCAAATGCAAATCTGTGGTAATGGCAAATGGGATTGGCTTTCATCAAAGAGCCAAGAACTCGACTTGCAGCCAGGTCTCACGCAGCCCATGAGCAATCTAGTGGATGTGGAGCGTCTAACGGATGTGGAATATGTTATCAACTTCATAGATGAAACCGAAAACAAGTGCGAAATGTGGAAACTAAACTTTGAAACGTATGCCAATGCCGAATGCTGTCTGAATGCTGTAGGACAGACATGGGAGCAGCTCTTTGGAGTGCCATTCAGCTACGCGGGCACGTAA